The genomic segment AATATTgtgctttgtctgtttgtccaAATGCATTCCTTTTTTGAGCTGGCTTGTAAGGagtaggttgtttttttttttttacagtcagttgtgtttttggtttgctTGATTAAGAGACCTGCTTTAGTCCGGATTGTTTAGTAAAGCTGAGTTTTATTAcccattatttaaaatgtgtttggacATACAGAATAATTAATCTCATAATCCacctacagtttttttttttcttttttaaccaaGTGATAAAGGCTAAAGTTGCGACTTTGTaaactgctgttgtgtgtgtgtgctcccatAGTAAGAATGACTTTTGGTTTCTGAGcttgactgtgtgtgagtgtgtgtgtgtgtgtgtaacctttgTACTCTCAGGATGTTACAGTAGAATATTCACTTACCAATACACATTATTTCTGGTTGCTTCCCCTCCTCAGATGCCTCTTCtttaatttttggtttgtttgttttttggctcCCTTGTTACTGAATATCACCCATCAGTCTTTGTAACTCCTTTCCTGTCATTTGACTCTGAAGACAAATCCCACATGCCACGTTTCTGCTGTGTTCGTCGCCACTTATCTCCCCCTTTCATTTTAGTTCATCTTGCGTGTCCTCACTTTCTTCTCCCTGCATGtcatcctcctccctctcctacTCTTTCCTACTGATTTCTAAccagtattatttttttctgctctcATTTTTACCTTGTCCCTTTTTAGTGTTGagtttgtttgtgattgttgCTTTGTGCAACGTGTCACTCTGGCTAGTAAGTACTGTGTTGTGTGCAATGCTTTAATAGTTTAAGTTGCAGCTCACTAACAACTGAAGCTGAAGGTTTAGCTACAGTCTCtgtccctcttttcctcttgcCTCTACAGATCTGTTATGATCAACTGCCACTTTGTAAATATCGTGTACATATTGTCTTTTGAAGATAAGAATCTAATAAAAATTCAAGTCTAAACGGCTCAGAGTGACTGTTCTATCATTTTTCTGGTTAATGCTAAAGTGAACAAGACGTGTGATTTGAGCAGTGAATGAAGAAGCCACAGCAGTTGCATTTTGCATAGTTGGTTTATTGTGAAATTTCCACTGAAACGAGGCACCTGTGACACCATTGAGATTGTTGACATAAGAGATGAGCTAGTGACAAGACATTTTCTGCTCATGTTTCCTTTTTACAACTACATATAAAGCAATAAAAGGCTGTAAACTCATAGAAAAACACCCATCAGGAAAATTTAGAAATTTCACTGGGCACGTGCAATTGAATTCAAAGAGAAAACAACGGCAGAAAAAACGAAAAGCTTTTTACACAAAGTGCATTCAAACTAAGAATCAGATGTTTCTtcaacaaactaacaaaaatcTTGATGGCTCACAATCGTAAAACTATTTAAGTGAAAACATTCTGCACAAGACAATGGCAGGTGGTTTACACCAATGTACTATTTATCTAGTTTAAACGAGTTAAAAAACACAGCCCGACTGTCCAGAAAGAGGAAGAGCTTCATtgtaaaagaaagagacaaaaagagcAATAGAACTACAATAAAGAGTAAAAGTTAGGCTGCTAAACTACATTAGTCTTATATTAAGTGTTTATagtcagaggaaaaaagaagagtaaGCACAGAAACAGGTGAAGAACTAAAGATGCtaagaaagtaaaacattatCTATAGAAGCTGAGGAGAAATGATGCATCAtgcaaagaggaaaagaatTGAATGTTATTCTCAATCAGTAGAAAGGCACTCAAAGAAAAGTTAAATGATAAAAGATTGAAGTCTAAGGAGAAAGAGCTATTAAAGAACAGAATGAAGCAAGTGGATGATAGTAGAGGTTCACACAGAGTACAGTGcacacaggacaggacagatCGAGGCAGCGCTTCACATACATTCATGTATGTTTTCTACAGTGTCACAGAGCTGGgttaaaaagagaaatgaacATAGCGAGGCCTTAAAGGCAAGACAAGACATGTAGAAAACAAGGGAGAAatgcagcagaaagaaagaaagaatgaaatgcagcagaaggaaagaaagaatgaaatgcagcagaaggaaataaagaatgaaatgcagcatgcagcagaaagaaataaagaatgaaatgcagcagaaggaaagaaagaatgaaataaataaagaaagaatgaaagcagaaggaaagaaaagaatgaaatgcagaaggaaagaaagaatgaaatgcagcagaaggaaagaaagaatgaaatgcagcagaaagaaataaagaatgaaatgcagcagaaggaaagaaagaatgaaatgcagcagaaggaaagaaagaaagaaggaaatgcagcagaaggaaagaaagaatgaaatgcagcagaaaaaaaagaatgaaatgcagcagaaagaaagaagaatgaaatgcagcagaaggaaagaaagaatgaaagaataatgcagcagaaagaaataaagaatgaaatgcagaaaaagaatgaaatgcagaagaaagaagaaagaaggaaatgcagcagaaggaaagaaagaatgaaatgcagcagaaggaaagaaagaaagaaggaaatgcagaaggaaagaaaagaatgcagcagaaggaaagaaagaatgaaatgcagcagaaggaaagaaagaaagaaggaaatgcagcagaaggaaagaaagaaagaaggaaatgcagcagaaggagagaaagaaataaagaaggaaatgcagcagaagaaagaaggaaagaaagaaggaaaaaagaaagaaggaaatgcagcagaaagaaaaaaagaaagaaagaaggaaatgcagcagaaggaaagaaaaaatgcaacagaaagaaaaagaaaaaagaaagaaagaaggaaagaaagaaaaagaactaACTCTAATTTCATGAAATCAGGGCCTTTTGgcgattaaaaacacaaagatgagAAGTGAAGTATAGATGACAGACTGTAAAAGGAGCAGAAGCAATAAAggacagaggaaaagaagagagcGAAAAACAGCTTTATTCAGAGGCAAATGTCAAGCTCAGCAGAAAGGCGTGCatcagaaacaaagacaaaatcatGAAGAAATGATTCACCAACACAAGTAAAGAATCATTCCGCAGCGCTGagtaagaaaagaaaggaaaccCAGAAAGAAATGAGAGTCGAGAATGAATCAAGGCAACACTTGATGAAGaatattgaattatttaagAGCTAGTTAGAGTGTACTGACAGCTCCATTGTTTCAAATCTACTCATAAAGTTGTTTAGAGAAACAGAGTCTTTAATCCTCAGTTTATGTAACAGCACAAAGCTTCATTTGATAAAACAGGCCTTAAAGTAACTCAGCAAAGCCAAACTTCCCTGGGTGAGTACACGTATGAGAAATCACTGACAGTCAAGTAAAAATCAACATCAGGCTCATCAGGTAGTGAGGTACTGAGCCACAGAAAGTAACAGAAACTAGACTAGATTAGTGAGGATTCATGGACAGGAGAGGAAAGTGCTGCAGAGGAACAACACAGGAAAGAGGATCAAAAGTGAGAAGATGAGAGAGGTAGAAtgttagagaaaaaaaagtccaactacATCCAGACAAACATGTTCTGATACTGGTGTCACAGCTGTCTCTGGGTACAGTATTGCTGCataacacgcacgcacacacacgcacacacacacacacacacacacacacacacacacacacagatgtagtaAATAACTGTCGTTGGAacaaaatgttcttgtttttctttgcacagTTTGACCTGCGAAAACTTGACAAATCCCAGATACAAATCACAAGAGTCTTCCTCACACAATTATTTTCACCAGTTACCTCCAGTAATCACCCTTTCAATTCCAGTAATCAGCAACCGtctatttactgtatatattacataACTATCTCTAGGTTTCCTTCGCGGAGAGCAGTATTTACAACGTCAGTCTGTTCAGTCTctctgagtgagggagagacgAAGGCTGCGATGGGGACAGGAGGGCGAAATCATGTCTCATGACCTGTCCTCCTGCGGCGTCCATGTGGGAGCCAAATCCCAGAGTTCAACAGAGACAAGGCCGTCCTCCCCCCACAGCCGGGTGACTCAGTATGGGGTGAACCTGTTGTATCCTCCTCTGTACAAACTGGCCTGGTGACAGAAGCAGAACGCCAGGTGTCAGCACAAATGGAGCAGCGTGACTCTCAACAGAGGCTGTGTATGTTTAGACTCGGCTCACCATTGTGCCAACGCCATATGTCGTCGTTGGTCCGACGGAGTGGTGGTAGGGGTCTGCAGCTGTGGCATACACCCGCCCGTATCTGGACAATGAGACGCAGATGTTAATGCCACATGTGTCACGTTAAAAGCACCAAGGCTGTGGACACGAGGGTAATCCCACAGCAAACGCATGCCATGTGTTGTCTCACTAAtgcacaataaaaaagaaatggaataaAACTGATTATTGACTTAATCTAGTTTATAAATTCATTATTTCTAAAACCTCAAAATTACTGGAAATACTCGAGGCTTTGGGCGACACATTTTCTTAACTGACGTAAATACCAGAAAGTTTGTATTCACTTGTACTTTGTTTCCTCTGATAAactttttgagttttaattGTCATGCAGAACACTGCATGGAGAggagaacattttcacattcataaaaatcaatgtgtgtgtgagaatgtaaCTCCTCTTGTACAAAATTACTTTTGCTGCTTTGAACTCTTATACCCTGGAGTTTAGAACTTTCACATATTTGAATATCATACCTCGAGCACACTGTATTTTTGGCAGCAGAGTATTTATGAGTATTTATAAGGCATGTAATGTATATTTGTTTGGTTTAgatcatttcaaaaatgataCAAGGGCAGCTTCTcccgtgtgtgcatggcttttctccggtttcctcccacagtccaaaaacatgcagatttagggcaaagtggacactctaaattgtctcTATGtctccctgtgatggactgtgatCTGTGCAGGGCAACCCTCATGTGGTAGAAAGAATTTGCAAAAAGCTTCTTGTCTCATGTGAGTGGATTGAAAATGttactaaataataattaaaaaaaatataaaagctctaattaataactgtgtgtgtgcgtacccATCACTGTAGGTCGCCGTGGCAGCAGATGCTGACTGAGCCACTCTGTAAGCTGCTGGATAGCCGCCCTGAATGGACACAACATAAAGTGagatacagtaaatattgaCGTTTATCTCTGTTTTCAGACAGCAGTGTGAGAAAAGTGCAGACACTTACATAGACTTCTGCTCCGTACAGACCATCCTGATATACAACCCTGAAACCAATCAgaacaaaaagtcatattttctaatattttttGCTGTGAATTAACTAAATGTCGTCCTGGCTCTATAGGACACAGACTCTTACCCAGGATAAGCAGGTACAGCAGTAGGTGTGGCTGCAGCCGAGCGAATCGTGTTGTACACGGCTCGACCTCGACCCCGCAGAGCAGTGCCCCGATAGGCCAAGGTGGGAGTCGCTACAGGGTACGGGAAACTGGCAACTGAGGGGAAGGGGAACGAGTGGGGAGCTTCAATTATAAAAGGGTAAATTATATGTCAAATTTAATATGAAACTGTGTGGTACTGATGAACCTGGGTGTTTCTGACCTGTGTAGAGCTCAGGTGCATACATTGCTCCCATGACAGGGTTGATCTTCCAGCCAGAAGCTGCACACAACAAAGAACggaaaacaacagctttaatGAGGAACTACAACTTCCCAGAATCCCTCAGTCCTTgacagttaaagctgcagtgtgcaatTTTAGTCTCCATTATATTCAAACCACTGTCGCATCCAaacatctctctgtgtttctcagttagGTCTTATGTCCAGTGACAtccctgtgctgcacacaggaagtgatttgttttatgtaaagacagacggaggcaacagcaacattgtgctagtaaagtgagatacCCGCACACGGGttagagtttgactgaaaacacccACCAAAGGTTTCTGCGGTGAATTCTGCTCCTAAGTAACATGGACAtacgcccctgcactgctgtgtATACTCACAAATGcccccctcagtcaggtctgatagtattgcttgacaccGCACACAAATAACGTTACATAGTttacacagagaggaaaaatcCCACACTGAGCAGACGTTTCTTACTTGAAATGTCACCGTTCACCAGAGGCGTCTGGGGCTTCTTCGTCACCACTCTTGCTGTGGCATTATTCACctggtgagagaaagagaaagcaaaCGCACCCTGTGATAAAATGCTGATTATGCAGAATTATGCAGAATATCAGTGTGCAAACCTGCAAATACCTCAATCTTTCTTCCTTCCACGATGGTTCCGTTCAGCTTCTCTCGTGCTCGGTCGGCCTCAGTTGCGCTCTCGAATGTGACAAATCCAAAGCCCTTCAAGTTTGTATGATCACACTGTTAATCTGTTGTTTCTCCCGTGTTGGTTTCCACTCTGATCATGTTTCTGTGAGACTCACCTTTGACCCCCTCTCATTGAAGATGATTTCTACGTCAAGGATCTTGCCAAATTGCTGCAGGTGTTGGAAGGATTTAGGATTAAGTGCATATAAAAGCATCACATTGCATTCAATATTCTGTGCATCACATCCAGTGTCTACTTCAAATgcgatattaaaaaaaaacttcctgtgtttgaaatatgtGAGGTCATTCCCGACGCTTGAATGAAGTAATGTGTACATGAAGaagtacttttttatttcattactttGCCACAAACAATGGAAGGACTAGGTCTacataattctgtgttttatttttcttcttcactttaCAAAAAGTTGggtatatatacactatatattatatttgtattaaaaaaaggttaatgttatttgaatggagaggagacaaaaatggctctttttgGACgaaaggttgcagacccctgcgCTAGAAGAGTCAAACTGAACTCTATTCCAGAATTCATTTGATCGTACACTGCTAAACTTTCAGAAACCTTACGAGTTTAGGCCTATTAAACATCAGTATGGAtgctgaaatgaataaatatgtatgtaactACAAGATCTGACTTTTTCAGTTGATAGTTATGAGTGGGCGTCCTGTTTTCCACTGTGCACACCACTGAGTCTGTGTAAACTCATCATTTGTCGTGTAAATGTAGGATGAACTTTTTACCCCAAACATCTGGCGGAGGTCTGGATCTCTGAAGCGGAACGGGATGTTGGAGACGTGGAGGCGTTTGGGCTGGGCCTTACCTGACCCCTCCTCTTCGCTACCACTTCCGGCTCCGCCTCCTGATGACACTGACACGCTCAGGGActgggggtcagaggtcacgggGGCCAGAGTATCCTCCTGACAGTGGGAAAGCAtggaaaaaaggaggaggacgacgaccaAAAGAATGAGGGAAGGTTGCAGGCACGAAGACAGAAGAAGAACGGGGGAAGAAGGGGACGAACGGACGCAACAGGAAGacgaaaaagaaacaaatgggATGAGACAGATGTGAAGAAAAATGGGGAGAGGCCATCAGtagaaaagcaaagaaagacagaggggaaagaaatagtcaaaatcaaatcaaccaGCAACACAGAATTTCTGTTGTGTATAAAAATTCAGTTGCGTAAGCATCACATGGCATTAGGCAAAGATGGTTTTCATAGTCAGGTGATTCACACCAAAATTCAAAGAGCATTCAGCAACCAGTGATCCTTCTCAGGCAAATGTGAGGAGGTGTGAAAAGAAAACGACCCCATTTTAGTGAGGCGTCTTTAAATACATGCCTGAAGAAGAGTTTCAATAGTTACAATAAAACTAGGCTCACTCCAGCTGTGACAAAGAGTTACACTAAGTTAAAGTTCCcttaaacaaaaggaaaaataagCACTCATgttatctatatatacacatgtatatgaaACACATGTAAACCTGTTGTAATATTTCACCACATAAGACTGCTCCATGCAAAGAAATagatcaataaaaacaaaaacaaggactAATGTGCCAATAACAAAACATTCACTATCCCACAATGCACCACGATGCTAGTGTGTGCGTCTACAGGTATGTGTCATCAACCATtgtgaaaacaaagttaaatcaTTTTAAGGCAAATTAATGAGTCCAGACAAGAAATGAgaatgaaaattaaaagaaagacaaaaaacagcaaataataattaaaaaaaaaacaaaaaaacagtgaggttcagcaaagagagaaagagagggagggaaaattgtattaaaaagattaaaaaaaagattttttttccccactgggAAAAGTGCTGATGTGTGAAAAAGCCAAATTGAACAGAAAAGAGAATTGCAGTACTTGATTATTAGCATTCTAGTACCAAGAGGCAGATAAAGAGTGGAGAGGCCTCAGTGCAGCAGTGAGAGTCACATTAAACCACAGTAAACAAGGCAAAGAAGGTGTGCACAAAGCTTGGAACAGAAGAGGTGATAGGGAGGGGGGGTAGGGAGGGGGCAAAAGGGGGCAGAGGTCTAAACTAAACGTTCCACAAGGGTCAGTTTTAGGTCACGGTGCTGCTTTTCTGCCAGAGGTTAAAGTTTATTTGTCAAGGGGCGTCATTAATGAGTGGGGGACTGACAGAGACAAACGCACACAGGCCACTATAGTACACTACAGACTGGCTGCAGGTAAACATCACAtccactcacaaacacacagacacagacacaggctgGAGTGGAGGGGGAGTGGGAGACAGGAAGAGAGGGTTGAGTTGGGCAGTGGTGTCAAGTCACGATGCAGATTTGTGTTTCTGGACCTGAGCGATATCTCAGAGGGGAGAGGGGCTCATCTGGTCAGCCGCCCCCCTTTCAACCCCTCCCTCCACGGCGATGGCTCAACTTTCCCCGAAAATCAGCACGGACCAGAGTATGTCAGGGGCTCTAGTAATAGAATATATAGACGGGGCCACAAAACACCATGtatgagaggaggaagagagagagctgggcttcagcagcatcactgccacacacacacaaacacacacacacaccgcacacacacacacacacacttctgtccTCATCAGCGGCTCATTTACTGCACGATTCAGGCGTTAAGTTAACGGCAAAACAACTTCAACTTAACTTAACAACTTATTTTGTataaaatcaacacattaacatttaaatgtaaatctaACCAGTCTTTTTTTCTggattttacaaaaaagaaaataaaagaaaaaataaaattcaaataaaagaaaaaatacaacttGAAATGTTAACGTTACAGTGCACATACTGATTCATTCATTAGCTACACTTTGCTGAAAAACATCAAATTAATCGCTTAATATGCATCATTCTAttgtatataaactgtatatattatgCATAGACAGTATTTGATGTCCTCCACTACATTTATTtgatgtcaaataaatgtagtGGAGGACAAACCTATAGACTGTTCTTAAATTACTGACTTTACGTTACAGAACTGTAATAATCTCGTATGTTAATTCCCTTTAATccaactaaacaaacaaactcgtCATGACATCATTCCTACACCTCGGTGTAAACCATCCGTACCAACACAAACTGTCACTGCTGTAACATGATCTGTTTTATTGGAAGCTAAATAAGACACGGGGGAGAAGGAGAAGTGGGGattcattttcaacaacaaaTCCCCTCTCAGCTGTGCCCCCATCCCTTACTTTGAGTGTGAGCAGCATTCCCTTACATGGACACAGCAGTGGAGGTGGGGCTCTAAATATAGAAGGAAACTCTATCTGGACATGTCCCTCTGATGGGACATATGGACAGACTACCTGTCACAGCAGAGATTCGTGTCACATTCACATCTGGAAGATCATTTTGTGTTCGAACATGAAGTGCTTCCATCATTtgaattgcacacacacacacacactgtacttacCGCGACACTGGAGGTCAG from the Solea senegalensis isolate Sse05_10M linkage group LG9, IFAPA_SoseM_1, whole genome shotgun sequence genome contains:
- the rbfox1l gene encoding RNA binding protein fox-1 homolog 1-like isoform X1, with translation MLSSPTVILQPYGLPVYPQTTTCYPSLVQGGPSQEAGPGSGDPALPQVYAPPPSYPPPGQGPPTSAGRLPPLDFSSAHPSSEYPEHPQLRVYQGPQLDGAETLTSSVAEDTLAPVTSDPQSLSVSVSSGGGAGSGSEEEGSGKAQPKRLHVSNIPFRFRDPDLRQMFGQFGKILDVEIIFNERGSKGFGFVTFESATEADRAREKLNGTIVEGRKIEVNNATARVVTKKPQTPLVNGDISTSGWKINPVMGAMYAPELYTAPHSFPFPSVASFPYPVATPTLAYRGTALRGRGRAVYNTIRSAAATPTAVPAYPGVVYQDGLYGAEVYGGYPAAYRVAQSASAATATYSDGYGRVYATAADPYHHSVGPTTTYGVGTMASLYRGGYNRFTPY
- the rbfox1l gene encoding RNA binding protein fox-1 homolog 1-like isoform X2, which translates into the protein MLSSPTVILQPYGLPVYPQTTTCYPSLVQGGPSQEAGPGSGDPALPQVYAPPPSYPPPGQGPPTSAGRLPPLDFSSAHPSSEYPEHPQLRVYQGPQLDGAETLTSSVAEDTLAPVTSDPQSLSVSVSSGGGAGSGSEEEGSGKAQPKRLHVSNIPFRFRDPDLRQMFGQFGKILDVEIIFNERGSKGFGFVTFESATEADRAREKLNGTIVEGRKIEVNNATARVVTKKPQTPLVNGDISTSGWKINPVMGAMYAPELYTVASFPYPVATPTLAYRGTALRGRGRAVYNTIRSAAATPTAVPAYPGVVYQDGLYGAEVYGGYPAAYRVAQSASAATATYSDGYGRVYATAADPYHHSVGPTTTYGVGTMASLYRGGYNRFTPY